The Lytechinus variegatus isolate NC3 chromosome 1, Lvar_3.0, whole genome shotgun sequence nucleotide sequence gatcagctctcataaaaaaaacaacataaccACCATAATGaccaaaacaaataatgcagCCATTAATGCCACATACCACAAGTCAACaactttcaaatttctgtgATTTCATGAAAAGGACTAAGCCGCATACATTAATGGGACCTATGACATTCTGTGCTTTACATTGcaattattaccctggtcatcggatcctggcaTGCCGCACACAGTGTTTGCTttatctccactccctggggagcattccaacaagagctTTAAGACTCAGTTGCTAGGCCTACTGCAtctaggctttcacatcctaccgggtacccatttaacgcctgggtggagagtggcaaatacagtgtggattgatgccttgccaaattAAGGACGCTAGGCCGCGGTGAAATTCAAGCCTCTTCTACTCTTTATCACCATGCAAACATATTGTCatgtctctcattctctctctcttccgatgcgtttccttttttctctatctctctctctcacttgcTCATGCAGACTTCCAAGACTAGAGAATCCACCAATAAGCAAGAGCCTGCCGGAAAACTTTGATGCTCGAGTGCAGTGGCCCAATTGTCCCACCATCAAAGAAGTTCGAGACCAGGGATCGTGCGGTTCATGTTGGGTAAGGAGTCCATCCTATTTATTCATGTGATGATGATAGGGATAACAagagtgataataatgatgatgatgatgataataataataatatataataatgaaaaaaaatgactgacTTTATAATACCAAACATTAATGATaatgctatcattattattcatgtttagtaatatattttttttcatttttcatttaggttttattttccaaaatcaGTAAAGTTACAACACTATGATGTGTTCTGTCTTTGGTAAAAAATCCATCCTAACATAGATATGGTGCTCCTTACCGTCACCTAGCCTATTATTTTACAGAATAACTAATTGTTTAAGGCTTGAAttcaagataataataatgatcattataagttatcattatcactatcaataCACATTGAGTTGTTATCAATGATAACAAGGATATTGATAATGTTGATACAACTGGTAATCTTAATAAGcacaatgataatgaaaataaagatgattattttgataatgataatgctaccacttctgctgctgctgctactactactactactactactactactactactactactactactactactactactactactactactactactactactactactactgccacttctaccactattactattactactactactactactactactactactgctgctgctactactactactactactactactactactactactactactactactactactactactactactactactactactactgctgctgctgctgctgctgctgctgctgctgctgctactactactactactactactactacttccacttctactaccactactactattatttcttctactacttctactaccactatgtactactgctactactactactactactactactactactactactactaccacatttactactactactactactactactactactactactactactactactactactactactacctactacttctgctgctactactattactactacttctactaattgTAATACCACGACCTACTACTACTAGtcctgctactactactactacgtctaATACCActcccatttctatgcctacTCCTACTCTCCCGCTATCCCTGCTGCCTATTACTTCTAACACTACTTCTAATAAACCCATATCTGGTTACTTTTCAGGCATTTGGAGCTGTAGAGGCCATGTCTGATCGTATCTGCATCAAAAGCCAAGGAACGGTCAACGCTCATATTTCGGCTGAAGATCTCATGACATGCTGTGATAGTTGTGGAATGGGGTGAGTAGTTGGTTGTCATAGGCTTGTAGTTGTAAGTTGTTGACATTTCGTAATAGGGTAATTCTTTGAAAGGGTACTTCAGGCTGAAAATGATTATGTCCAAAGtaaaagagtaaaatttactgagcatacatgtaataatgaaatttcatcaaaatctgataacaagtaacaaagttattgaatttgaaagtttaaCAATACTTTGTTAAAAGGGTAGTATGCATGctttcatgaatatgcattagGTTGGCTGGTGATTTTAGGCAccctctctcctttttcttatatttttacatgaaatcatacatatatcatatacatattaatgtatgtctcccttgtaacaaaattaCTTTGAGCAATGATTGTATTACATATTAAAGCAGTTCTCGATCCATTAAAAAAACCAATTCTTGCAggataaaatttgaataaatagaatttCATATTGTATATGTATATGACAAAGAATTAGTGGGGGAATGTTATCATTTGCTAACTctttgcatattcatgaagacatgcattaGATACGTTTTccccaaaataatgcaaaattttaaatatgtcataactttgttatccctTGTCTAATTATGATGCcctttcagtgttttgtttacCTAATTATCCTCTATCCattcaaattatattatttttggcctggagtacccctttaaagtGCGACTATTTGACCTCCTTTACTTGAAAACTTTCTTAACTGATTTGTTTCTATTTTCTAGATCATATAAATAGCTGTAAGGCTCTTAAATGATCAGCTAGAGCAGTTCGTTTTCTGAAGTGAAATggagagaatttttttttaatgtacaaaaTGGTTGACCATTTGAAGGCTCAAGTGCCTACATGTACGTGGTGTTCAAATGTTAGTGAACCCAAACCAAAAACTGAAACATTATgaaagttctgccatgttttactAGATATTCAATTGTGAAATAAggagataaaatattacagtcaataaagtttgtttctctcaGCTCGCCGAACATAGTATTGCTGTCtgcattcaacactcagcatgaaggagtgcattttgtggtgagcttcactaacttttgaaaaCAACTGTACATGTCGACTCAGTTGAAGCCGGGGTATATGCATATGATAACTGTGCTGTATAAATGGacctattgttattattatcatcatatttgcAGGTGTGATGGGGGATTCCCGGGTTCCGCTTGGGAGTACTATAAGGAAACTGGTATTGTAACAGGCGGCCAGTTTAACAGTAATGAGGGATGCCAGCCGTACCTCATACCATCATGTGACCATCACGTCAATGGAACCAAACAACCGTGCAAGGGCGAACTCCCAACTCCTCCTTGCAAACGTGAATGTCAAGCCAGCTATTCCAAGTCGTACAAAGCTGATAAGCACTTCGGTATAAACCTATTCTTTTCTAACATCTTGAAAGACGAAACGTTGCTAcccaaattaatattttaagcacaacttttaccatTTTTCATGCCAGATGGCTCAGAGGACAATCCACATGACACAGATCAAAGTTTACAAACAACAGTTTATTTCATAcatcttcaatattttttttatttacacttGAAGTTTTGTCATTTAAAGGAGGCGccatagctcagtcggtagagcgggggattcgtattccggtgacccggatTCGATTTCCACTTGGTGCGCttgtgccctttggtaaggcatttatcctcagtaccaggtccttcggagaggaccttaagccgtcggttgTCTGGTTGCtggcttacaagcattcatgctttcttagcaatcaggtaaaaaatcactacCAACACCATAAATAGGTTtacatttcataattcattttatacttgtttctccatacttttacctgacatgaaaatgaataacagCTAGAAAAATCAATGCTATTCTCAGCCATTTTATGCAAATCACTGCTTCATGTAATGTAGGTATCCTCATGATGGTctaggtgtgtgtgtggggaggGGGGAGGCATTGGTGCTCGAGCGAgagttttgggcaaggaaacaagttaaaagggtAAAGGCTATCTACAAACCGTTCTTCTTAGCTTAAGTCTATGTGATCTCCATATTAACATCTAATTCCATCCCTTATACAAATTCCAACTTTtgcacaaatcattttttacaaacttttcaagtggtgctcactcaagcggaaacgTTTGCCAACAGCCATAATTATCATTGGCGTATAACAATGTATAAATGTGGAAAAAGCTTcaagatattacaaatatatcattttgtagGATTATTTCGAAGTGTAGAGTAGATTATATTGCTAGATAGAGTGCACTATATAAATACCTattattcttgatattttttatattatgttCTTCTAGCTGAGAGTGTATCCAGTATCAGTGACAATCCCGAAGCAACCCAAACAGAAATCATGAATAATGGACCAGTCGAGGCTGACTTCACTGTCTATGCAGACTTCCTCACTTACAAGTCAGGTAAGCCTGTGCTTTGGTTTGATAATTCAtctttttgtatgtttttcttaaATTGAAAATTTCAGTGATGGAGGCCCACATCGGAAGACCAAAACAATCATCAGATATGTTATATTTGACCTTTTGGCCTCTTGACCTGACAGGTATATCAGCATATGTAATAAGAAGTAGAATGCAACAATATTTGCATTTCAAGTCTCAtgcattttctctatttatcagCAGAGAAGTTTGTAGTAGATGCAATAAAGTTGCGAGCTTTGAAAATGGGCTTCATTGCGCTTATAAGTGGCCTGAATTCTATGATGACATTGTATGTGAACGGAACTGTGATTGCACCCATTTGCATGCAGAAAATTTCAGTTATTTTATTGTCTTCTGCAATGACGGAAATCATCTTTCAATTTGATCTGTATTTATGAATCATTGGTCTCCAGTGCAACATTGAATGACCACAGCAGAAGCCAACATTTCTTTTAAAGCCAATATGAACTAGCATCCATGTATAGCACAATCTCATGTCCTCAACTACATAAATCTGGCTACATTTATAACCCACAATGCAACATTATGAGCTTGTAATCTTACAATATACTTGTAGGTCCACTCAAAGTTAATCACTTACTGATGCATTAGAAACCCTTGTTGCTATTTCAGTTCTGCCTGATGTATAGGTAATTTGGTGCAACAAAGTGCAGGgttgaatacaaaaaaatatcgCCTTCATTTGTTGTACTGTTGTCTATGGGGAAAAACCCAAAAGAGTGCAATATGGCAGACTAGGTGCTACCTACTTCCCATTCAGATATGGGATAAAGTGCAAACTACAGTATATGATTTCATTCTTGCAGCTTAAAACAGCTTTCATGGGTACCtttgtttaaagataaatgaaagtaggtgCAGTAAACAgtgatttcacaagaaagtctgtaaaaccaaggttattTGTCATTATATCATTCTCGATCtggatctggtacagttacataaactgaacttt carries:
- the LOC121416026 gene encoding cathepsin B-like, whose protein sequence is MKILLVVASLLAVGMAMTDLDRLQSETILKVNSMRTTWKAGMNFKGRELDDIKRMLGTYRHPNRRLPRLENPPISKSLPENFDARVQWPNCPTIKEVRDQGSCGSCWAFGAVEAMSDRICIKSQGTVNAHISAEDLMTCCDSCGMGCDGGFPGSAWEYYKETGIVTGGQFNSNEGCQPYLIPSCDHHVNGTKQPCKGELPTPPCKRECQASYSKSYKADKHFAESVSSISDNPEATQTEIMNNGPVEADFTVYADFLTYKSGVYQHTTGSVLGGHAIKILGWGVEDGTAYWLVANSWNNEWGDNGFFKILRGKNECGIEGDINFGTPK